Proteins found in one Neomonachus schauinslandi chromosome 1, ASM220157v2, whole genome shotgun sequence genomic segment:
- the DHX30 gene encoding ATP-dependent RNA helicase DHX30 isoform X2, giving the protein MFSLDSFRKDRAQHRQRQCKLPPPRLPPMCVNPAPGGTISRASRDLLKEFPQPKNLLNSVIGRALGISHAKDKLVYVHTNGPKKKKVTLHIKWPKSVEVEGYGSKKIDAERQAAAAACQLFKGWGLLGPRNELFDAAKYRVLADRFGSPADSWWRPEPTMPPTSWRQLNPESIRPGGPGGLSRSLGREEEEDEEEELEEGTIDVTDFLSMTQQDSHTPLRDSRGGSFEMTDDDSAIRALTQFPLPKNLLAKVIQIATSSSTAKNLMQFHTVGTKTKLSTLTLLWPCPMTFVAKGRRKAEAENKAAALACKKLKSLGLVDRNNEPLTHAMYNLASLRELGETQRRPCTIQVPEPILRKIETFLNHYPVDSSWISPELRLQSEDILPLGKDSGPLSDPITGKPYVPLSEAEEVRLSQNLLELWRRRGPVWQEAPQLPVDPHRDTILNAIEQHPVVVISGDTGCGKTTRIPQLLLERYVTEGRGARCNVIITQPRRISAVSVAQRVSHELGPSLRRNVGFQVRLESKPPARGGALLFCTVGILLRKLQSNPSLEGVSHVIVDEVHERDVNTDFLLILLKGLQRLNPALRLVLMSATGDNERFSRYFGGCPVIKVPGFMYPVKEHYLEDILAKLGKHQYPHRHRHHESEDECALDLDLVTDLVLHIDARGEPGGILCFLPGWQEIKGVQQRLQEALGMHESKYLILPVHSNIPMMDQKAIFQQPPVGVRKIVLATNIAETSITVNDIVHVVDSGLHKEERYDLKTKVSCLETVWVSRANVIQRRGRAGRCQSGFAYHLFPRSRLEKMVPFQVPEILRTPLENLVLQAKIHMPEKTAVEFLSKAVDSPNIKAVDEAVILLQEIGVLDQREYLTTLGQRLAHISTDPRLAKAIVLAAIFRCLHPLLVVVSCLTRDPFSSSLQNRAEVDKVSPAPPPPPVRKAAAAGPHPVASVPPSAPSQVKALLSHDSGSDHLAFVRAVAGWEEVLRWQDRSSRENYLEENLLYAPSLRFIHGLIKQFSENIYEAFLVGKPSDCTLASAQCNEYSEEEELVKGVLMAGLYPNLIQVRQGKVTRQGKFKPNSVTYRTKSGNILLHKSTINREATRLRSRWLTYFMAVKSNGSVFVRDSSQVHPLAVLLLTDGDVHIRDDGRRATISLSDSDLLRLEGDSRTVRLLRELRRALGRMVERSLRSELAALPPGVQQEHGQLLALLAELLRGPCGSFDVRKTADD; this is encoded by the exons atCGGGCCCAGCACAGGCAGCGTCAGTGCAAActtcccccaccccgccttcCACCCATGTGTGTCAACCCTGCCCCTGGAGGGACCATCTCTCGAG cTTCTAGGGACCTATTAAAAGAGTTCCCACAGCCCAAAAACCTTCTCAACAGTGTAATTGGAAGAGCCCTCGGCATCTCACATGCAAAAGACAAACTGGTCTACGTGCACACGAATGGACCgaagaaaaag aaAGTCACCCTCCACATAAAGTGGCCCAAGAGCGTGGAGGTCGAAGGCTATGGCAGCAAGAAGATCGACGCCGAGCGGCAGGCGGCAGCGGCGGCCTGCCAGCTCTTCAAG gGCTGGGGCCTGCTGGGTCCCCGAAATGAGCTGTTTGATGCAGCCAAATACCGCGTGCTAGCTGATCGCTTTGGCTCTCCGGCTGACAGCTGGTGGCGCCCAGAACCCACCATGCCACCTACTTCCTGGCGGCAGCTGAACCCTGAGAGCATCCGGCCGGGGGGACCTGGGGGCCTGTCCCGCTCCTTGGGCcgggaagaagaggaggatgaggaggaagagcTGGAAGAGGGGACCATTGATGTCACCGACTTCCTGTCCATGACCCAGCAGGACTCCCACACCCCACTCAGGGACTCGAG GGGGGGTTCCTTTGAAATGACAGACGACGACAGTGCTATCAGGGCCCTGACCCAGTTTCCGCTTCCCAAGAACCTTCTGGCCAAAGTGATTCAGATAGCAACATCGTCCTCCACAGCTAAG AACCTCATGCAGTTCCATACTGTGGGCACCAAGACCAAGCTGTCCACCCTCACTCTGCTCTGGCCCTGTCCCATGACCTTTGTCGCCAAAGGGCGCCGCAAAGCAGAGGCTGAGAATAAGGCGGCAGCCTTGGCCTGCAAGAAACTGAAG AGCCTGGGCCTGGTGGACCGCAACAATGAGCCGCTTACCCACGCCATGTATAACCTGGCCTCCTTGCGTGAGCTGGGCGAGACGCAGCGCCGGCcgtgcaccatccaggtgcctgAGCCCATCCTCCGAAAGATAGAGACCTTCCTGAACCAT TACCCTGTGGACAGTTCCTGGATCTCCCCGGAGCTCCGGCTGCAGAGCGAGGACATCTTGCCCTTGGGCAAGGACTCAGGGCCCCTGAGTGACCCTATCACAGGCAAGCCCTACGTGCCCCTGTCAGAAGCAGAGGAGGTGCGTCTGAGCCAGAACTTGCTGGAGCTGTGGCGGCGGCGAGGACCAGTCTGGCAGGAGGCCCCCCAGCTCCCCGTGGACCCGCATCGGGACACCATCCTCAATGCCATCGAGCAGCACCCGGTGGTGGTCATCTCTGGGGACACGGGCTGCGGCAAGACCACGCGCATCCCCCAGCTGCTGCTGGAGCGCTACGTGACCGAGGGCCGCGGCGCCCGCTGCAACGTGATCATCACCCAGCCGCGCCGCATCTCCGCCGTGTCCGTGGCACAGCGGGTCAGCCACGAACTGGGCCCCTCTCTGCGCCGGAACGTGGGCTTCCAGGTGCGGTTGGAAAGCAAGCCCCCGGCCCGCGGCGGGGCCCTGCTCTTCTGCACCGTGGGCATCCTGCTGCGGAAGCTGCAGAGCAACCCCAGCCTGGAGGGCGTGAGCCATGTCATCGTGGACGAGGTCCACGAGCGGGATGTGAACACAGACTTCCTGCTGATTCTGCTCAAGGGCCTGCAGCGGCTCAACCCGGCCCTGCGGCTAGTGCTGATGAGCGCCACGGGTGATAACGAGCGCTTCTCCCGCTACTTTGGCGGCTGCCCGGTCATCAAGGTGCCGGGCTTCATGTACCCGGTCAAGGAGCACTACCTGGAGGACATCCTGGCCAAGCTGGGCAAGCACCAGTACCCGCACCGGCACCGGCACCACGAG tctgAGGATGAGTGTGCACTCGATTTGGACCTCGTGACGGATCTGGTTCTGCACATCGATGCCCGAGGGGAGCCAG GTGGGATCCTCTGCTTCCTGCCTGGTTGGCAGGAGATCAAAGGAGTGCAGCAACGCCTCCAGGAGGCCCTGGGCATGCACGAGAGCAAGTACCTCATCCTGCCAG TGCACTCCAACATCCCCATGATGGACCAGAAGGCCATATTCCAGCAGCCGCCAGTTGGGGTGCGCAAGATCGTCTTGGCCACCAATATCGCGGAGACGTCGATTACAGTCAATGACATCGTGCACGTGGTGGACAGCGGTCTGCACAAGGAGGAACGCTATGACCTGAAGACCAAG gtgtcGTGCCTGGAGACTGTGTGGGTGTCACGAGCCAATGTGATCCAGCGCCGGGGCCGGGCGGGCCGCTGCCAGTCAGGCTTTGCCTACCACCTGTTCCCACGGAGCCGGCTGGAGAAAATGGTCCCTTTCCAAGTGCCGGAGATTCTGCGCACGCCCCTCGAGAACCTGGTGCTACAAGCCAAAATCCACATGCCTGAGAAGACG GCAGTGGAGTTCCTTTCCAAGGCCGTGGACAGTCCAAACATTAAGGCGGTGGACGAGGCTGTGATCTTGCTCCAGGAGATCG GAGTGCTGGACCAGCGGGAGTACCTGACCACCCTGGGGCAGCGCCTGGCCCACATCTCCACCGACCCCCGGCTGGCCAAGGCCATAGTGCTGGCCGCCATCTTCCGCTGCCTGCACCCGCTGCTGGTGGTCGTCTCCTGTCTCACCCGGGACCCCTTCAGCAGTAGCCTGCAGAACCGGGCGGAGGTGGACAAGGtcagccccgcccctcccccaccccctgtccGGAAAGCCGCCGCAGCCGGCCCTCACCCTGTGGCCTCGGTGCCCCCTTCCGCTCCCTCCCAGGTGAAGGCACTGTTGAGCCATGACAGTGGCAGTGACCACCTGGCCTTCGTGCGGGCCGTGGCGGGCTGGGAGGAGGTGCTGCGCTGGCAGGACCGCAGCTCCCGTGAGAACTATCTGGAGGAAAATCTGCTCTACGCCCCCAGCCTACGCTTCATCCACG gactCATCAAGCAGTTCTCGGAGAACATTTACGAGGCTTTCCTGGTGGGGAAGCCCTCCGACTGcaccctggcctctgcccagtgCAACGAGTACAGCGAGGAGGAGGAGCTGGTGAAGGGTGTGCTGATGGCGGGCCTCTACCCCAACCTCATCCAG GTGAGGCAGGGCAAGGTGACCCGGCAGGGCAAGTTCAAGCCCAACAGTGTCACTTACAGGACCAAATCAGGCAACATCTTGCTGCACAAGTCGACCATTAAcag GGAGGCCACGCGGCTGCGGAGCCGATGGCTGACGTATTTCATGGCTGTCAAGTCCAACGGCAGCGTCTTCGTGCGGGACTCCTCCCAGGTGCACCCGCTAGCCGTGCTGCTGCTGACCGACGGGGACGTGCACATCCGGG acGATGGGCGCCGAGCCACCATCTCCCTGAGCGACAGTGACCTGCTGCGGCTGGAGGGGGACTCGCGCACCGTGCGGCTGCTGCGGGAGCTGCGCCGGGCGCTGGGCCGCATGGTGGAGCGGAGCCTGCGCAGCGAGCTGGCCGCGCTGCCGCCGGGCGTGCAGCAGGAGCACGGGCAGCTGCTGGCGCTGCTGGCCGAGCTGCTGCGGGGGCCCTGTGGCAGCTTCGACGTGCGCAAGACGGCGGACGACTGA
- the DHX30 gene encoding ATP-dependent RNA helicase DHX30 isoform X3: protein MDLKDSAPGFQPSLLARNVQPGLIQKRSGPAQAASVQTSPTPPSTHVCQPCPWRDHLSRLNVNISNMAASRDLLKEFPQPKNLLNSVIGRALGISHAKDKLVYVHTNGPKKKKVTLHIKWPKSVEVEGYGSKKIDAERQAAAAACQLFKGWGLLGPRNELFDAAKYRVLADRFGSPADSWWRPEPTMPPTSWRQLNPESIRPGGPGGLSRSLGREEEEDEEEELEEGTIDVTDFLSMTQQDSHTPLRDSRGGSFEMTDDDSAIRALTQFPLPKNLLAKVIQIATSSSTAKNLMQFHTVGTKTKLSTLTLLWPCPMTFVAKGRRKAEAENKAAALACKKLKSLGLVDRNNEPLTHAMYNLASLRELGETQRRPCTIQVPEPILRKIETFLNHYPVDSSWISPELRLQSEDILPLGKDSGPLSDPITGKPYVPLSEAEEVRLSQNLLELWRRRGPVWQEAPQLPVDPHRDTILNAIEQHPVVVISGDTGCGKTTRIPQLLLERYVTEGRGARCNVIITQPRRISAVSVAQRVSHELGPSLRRNVGFQVRLESKPPARGGALLFCTVGILLRKLQSNPSLEGVSHVIVDEVHERDVNTDFLLILLKGLQRLNPALRLVLMSATGDNERFSRYFGGCPVIKVPGFMYPVKEHYLEDILAKLGKHQYPHRHRHHESEDECALDLDLVTDLVLHIDARGEPGGILCFLPGWQEIKGVQQRLQEALGMHESKYLILPVHSNIPMMDQKAIFQQPPVGVRKIVLATNIAETSITVNDIVHVVDSGLHKEERYDLKTKVSCLETVWVSRANVIQRRGRAGRCQSGFAYHLFPRSRLEKMVPFQVPEILRTPLENLVLQAKIHMPEKTAVEFLSKAVDSPNIKAVDEAVILLQEIGVLDQREYLTTLGQRLAHISTDPRLAKAIVLAAIFRCLHPLLVVVSCLTRDPFSSSLQNRAEVDKVKALLSHDSGSDHLAFVRAVAGWEEVLRWQDRSSRENYLEENLLYAPSLRFIHGLIKQFSENIYEAFLVGKPSDCTLASAQCNEYSEEEELVKGVLMAGLYPNLIQVRQGKVTRQGKFKPNSVTYRTKSGNILLHKSTINREATRLRSRWLTYFMAVKSNGSVFVRDSSQVHPLAVLLLTDGDVHIRDDGRRATISLSDSDLLRLEGDSRTVRLLRELRRALGRMVERSLRSELAALPPGVQQEHGQLLALLAELLRGPCGSFDVRKTADD from the exons atCGGGCCCAGCACAGGCAGCGTCAGTGCAAActtcccccaccccgccttcCACCCATGTGTGTCAACCCTGCCCCTGGAGGGACCATCTCTCGAG GCTGAACGTTAACATTTCCAACATGGCAG cTTCTAGGGACCTATTAAAAGAGTTCCCACAGCCCAAAAACCTTCTCAACAGTGTAATTGGAAGAGCCCTCGGCATCTCACATGCAAAAGACAAACTGGTCTACGTGCACACGAATGGACCgaagaaaaag aaAGTCACCCTCCACATAAAGTGGCCCAAGAGCGTGGAGGTCGAAGGCTATGGCAGCAAGAAGATCGACGCCGAGCGGCAGGCGGCAGCGGCGGCCTGCCAGCTCTTCAAG gGCTGGGGCCTGCTGGGTCCCCGAAATGAGCTGTTTGATGCAGCCAAATACCGCGTGCTAGCTGATCGCTTTGGCTCTCCGGCTGACAGCTGGTGGCGCCCAGAACCCACCATGCCACCTACTTCCTGGCGGCAGCTGAACCCTGAGAGCATCCGGCCGGGGGGACCTGGGGGCCTGTCCCGCTCCTTGGGCcgggaagaagaggaggatgaggaggaagagcTGGAAGAGGGGACCATTGATGTCACCGACTTCCTGTCCATGACCCAGCAGGACTCCCACACCCCACTCAGGGACTCGAG GGGGGGTTCCTTTGAAATGACAGACGACGACAGTGCTATCAGGGCCCTGACCCAGTTTCCGCTTCCCAAGAACCTTCTGGCCAAAGTGATTCAGATAGCAACATCGTCCTCCACAGCTAAG AACCTCATGCAGTTCCATACTGTGGGCACCAAGACCAAGCTGTCCACCCTCACTCTGCTCTGGCCCTGTCCCATGACCTTTGTCGCCAAAGGGCGCCGCAAAGCAGAGGCTGAGAATAAGGCGGCAGCCTTGGCCTGCAAGAAACTGAAG AGCCTGGGCCTGGTGGACCGCAACAATGAGCCGCTTACCCACGCCATGTATAACCTGGCCTCCTTGCGTGAGCTGGGCGAGACGCAGCGCCGGCcgtgcaccatccaggtgcctgAGCCCATCCTCCGAAAGATAGAGACCTTCCTGAACCAT TACCCTGTGGACAGTTCCTGGATCTCCCCGGAGCTCCGGCTGCAGAGCGAGGACATCTTGCCCTTGGGCAAGGACTCAGGGCCCCTGAGTGACCCTATCACAGGCAAGCCCTACGTGCCCCTGTCAGAAGCAGAGGAGGTGCGTCTGAGCCAGAACTTGCTGGAGCTGTGGCGGCGGCGAGGACCAGTCTGGCAGGAGGCCCCCCAGCTCCCCGTGGACCCGCATCGGGACACCATCCTCAATGCCATCGAGCAGCACCCGGTGGTGGTCATCTCTGGGGACACGGGCTGCGGCAAGACCACGCGCATCCCCCAGCTGCTGCTGGAGCGCTACGTGACCGAGGGCCGCGGCGCCCGCTGCAACGTGATCATCACCCAGCCGCGCCGCATCTCCGCCGTGTCCGTGGCACAGCGGGTCAGCCACGAACTGGGCCCCTCTCTGCGCCGGAACGTGGGCTTCCAGGTGCGGTTGGAAAGCAAGCCCCCGGCCCGCGGCGGGGCCCTGCTCTTCTGCACCGTGGGCATCCTGCTGCGGAAGCTGCAGAGCAACCCCAGCCTGGAGGGCGTGAGCCATGTCATCGTGGACGAGGTCCACGAGCGGGATGTGAACACAGACTTCCTGCTGATTCTGCTCAAGGGCCTGCAGCGGCTCAACCCGGCCCTGCGGCTAGTGCTGATGAGCGCCACGGGTGATAACGAGCGCTTCTCCCGCTACTTTGGCGGCTGCCCGGTCATCAAGGTGCCGGGCTTCATGTACCCGGTCAAGGAGCACTACCTGGAGGACATCCTGGCCAAGCTGGGCAAGCACCAGTACCCGCACCGGCACCGGCACCACGAG tctgAGGATGAGTGTGCACTCGATTTGGACCTCGTGACGGATCTGGTTCTGCACATCGATGCCCGAGGGGAGCCAG GTGGGATCCTCTGCTTCCTGCCTGGTTGGCAGGAGATCAAAGGAGTGCAGCAACGCCTCCAGGAGGCCCTGGGCATGCACGAGAGCAAGTACCTCATCCTGCCAG TGCACTCCAACATCCCCATGATGGACCAGAAGGCCATATTCCAGCAGCCGCCAGTTGGGGTGCGCAAGATCGTCTTGGCCACCAATATCGCGGAGACGTCGATTACAGTCAATGACATCGTGCACGTGGTGGACAGCGGTCTGCACAAGGAGGAACGCTATGACCTGAAGACCAAG gtgtcGTGCCTGGAGACTGTGTGGGTGTCACGAGCCAATGTGATCCAGCGCCGGGGCCGGGCGGGCCGCTGCCAGTCAGGCTTTGCCTACCACCTGTTCCCACGGAGCCGGCTGGAGAAAATGGTCCCTTTCCAAGTGCCGGAGATTCTGCGCACGCCCCTCGAGAACCTGGTGCTACAAGCCAAAATCCACATGCCTGAGAAGACG GCAGTGGAGTTCCTTTCCAAGGCCGTGGACAGTCCAAACATTAAGGCGGTGGACGAGGCTGTGATCTTGCTCCAGGAGATCG GAGTGCTGGACCAGCGGGAGTACCTGACCACCCTGGGGCAGCGCCTGGCCCACATCTCCACCGACCCCCGGCTGGCCAAGGCCATAGTGCTGGCCGCCATCTTCCGCTGCCTGCACCCGCTGCTGGTGGTCGTCTCCTGTCTCACCCGGGACCCCTTCAGCAGTAGCCTGCAGAACCGGGCGGAGGTGGACAAG GTGAAGGCACTGTTGAGCCATGACAGTGGCAGTGACCACCTGGCCTTCGTGCGGGCCGTGGCGGGCTGGGAGGAGGTGCTGCGCTGGCAGGACCGCAGCTCCCGTGAGAACTATCTGGAGGAAAATCTGCTCTACGCCCCCAGCCTACGCTTCATCCACG gactCATCAAGCAGTTCTCGGAGAACATTTACGAGGCTTTCCTGGTGGGGAAGCCCTCCGACTGcaccctggcctctgcccagtgCAACGAGTACAGCGAGGAGGAGGAGCTGGTGAAGGGTGTGCTGATGGCGGGCCTCTACCCCAACCTCATCCAG GTGAGGCAGGGCAAGGTGACCCGGCAGGGCAAGTTCAAGCCCAACAGTGTCACTTACAGGACCAAATCAGGCAACATCTTGCTGCACAAGTCGACCATTAAcag GGAGGCCACGCGGCTGCGGAGCCGATGGCTGACGTATTTCATGGCTGTCAAGTCCAACGGCAGCGTCTTCGTGCGGGACTCCTCCCAGGTGCACCCGCTAGCCGTGCTGCTGCTGACCGACGGGGACGTGCACATCCGGG acGATGGGCGCCGAGCCACCATCTCCCTGAGCGACAGTGACCTGCTGCGGCTGGAGGGGGACTCGCGCACCGTGCGGCTGCTGCGGGAGCTGCGCCGGGCGCTGGGCCGCATGGTGGAGCGGAGCCTGCGCAGCGAGCTGGCCGCGCTGCCGCCGGGCGTGCAGCAGGAGCACGGGCAGCTGCTGGCGCTGCTGGCCGAGCTGCTGCGGGGGCCCTGTGGCAGCTTCGACGTGCGCAAGACGGCGGACGACTGA
- the DHX30 gene encoding ATP-dependent RNA helicase DHX30 isoform X5 yields MFSLDSFRKDRAQHRQRQCKLPPPRLPPMCVNPAPGGTISRASRDLLKEFPQPKNLLNSVIGRALGISHAKDKLVYVHTNGPKKKKVTLHIKWPKSVEVEGYGSKKIDAERQAAAAACQLFKGWGLLGPRNELFDAAKYRVLADRFGSPADSWWRPEPTMPPTSWRQLNPESIRPGGPGGLSRSLGREEEEDEEEELEEGTIDVTDFLSMTQQDSHTPLRDSRGGSFEMTDDDSAIRALTQFPLPKNLLAKVIQIATSSSTAKNLMQFHTVGTKTKLSTLTLLWPCPMTFVAKGRRKAEAENKAAALACKKLKSLGLVDRNNEPLTHAMYNLASLRELGETQRRPCTIQVPEPILRKIETFLNHYPVDSSWISPELRLQSEDILPLGKDSGPLSDPITGKPYVPLSEAEEVRLSQNLLELWRRRGPVWQEAPQLPVDPHRDTILNAIEQHPVVVISGDTGCGKTTRIPQLLLERYVTEGRGARCNVIITQPRRISAVSVAQRVSHELGPSLRRNVGFQVRLESKPPARGGALLFCTVGILLRKLQSNPSLEGVSHVIVDEVHERDVNTDFLLILLKGLQRLNPALRLVLMSATGDNERFSRYFGGCPVIKVPGFMYPVKEHYLEDILAKLGKHQYPHRHRHHESEDECALDLDLVTDLVLHIDARGEPGGILCFLPGWQEIKGVQQRLQEALGMHESKYLILPVHSNIPMMDQKAIFQQPPVGVRKIVLATNIAETSITVNDIVHVVDSGLHKEERYDLKTKVSCLETVWVSRANVIQRRGRAGRCQSGFAYHLFPRSRLEKMVPFQVPEILRTPLENLVLQAKIHMPEKTAVEFLSKAVDSPNIKAVDEAVILLQEIGVLDQREYLTTLGQRLAHISTDPRLAKAIVLAAIFRCLHPLLVVVSCLTRDPFSSSLQNRAEVDKVKALLSHDSGSDHLAFVRAVAGWEEVLRWQDRSSRENYLEENLLYAPSLRFIHGLIKQFSENIYEAFLVGKPSDCTLASAQCNEYSEEEELVKGVLMAGLYPNLIQVRQGKVTRQGKFKPNSVTYRTKSGNILLHKSTINREATRLRSRWLTYFMAVKSNGSVFVRDSSQVHPLAVLLLTDGDVHIRDDGRRATISLSDSDLLRLEGDSRTVRLLRELRRALGRMVERSLRSELAALPPGVQQEHGQLLALLAELLRGPCGSFDVRKTADD; encoded by the exons atCGGGCCCAGCACAGGCAGCGTCAGTGCAAActtcccccaccccgccttcCACCCATGTGTGTCAACCCTGCCCCTGGAGGGACCATCTCTCGAG cTTCTAGGGACCTATTAAAAGAGTTCCCACAGCCCAAAAACCTTCTCAACAGTGTAATTGGAAGAGCCCTCGGCATCTCACATGCAAAAGACAAACTGGTCTACGTGCACACGAATGGACCgaagaaaaag aaAGTCACCCTCCACATAAAGTGGCCCAAGAGCGTGGAGGTCGAAGGCTATGGCAGCAAGAAGATCGACGCCGAGCGGCAGGCGGCAGCGGCGGCCTGCCAGCTCTTCAAG gGCTGGGGCCTGCTGGGTCCCCGAAATGAGCTGTTTGATGCAGCCAAATACCGCGTGCTAGCTGATCGCTTTGGCTCTCCGGCTGACAGCTGGTGGCGCCCAGAACCCACCATGCCACCTACTTCCTGGCGGCAGCTGAACCCTGAGAGCATCCGGCCGGGGGGACCTGGGGGCCTGTCCCGCTCCTTGGGCcgggaagaagaggaggatgaggaggaagagcTGGAAGAGGGGACCATTGATGTCACCGACTTCCTGTCCATGACCCAGCAGGACTCCCACACCCCACTCAGGGACTCGAG GGGGGGTTCCTTTGAAATGACAGACGACGACAGTGCTATCAGGGCCCTGACCCAGTTTCCGCTTCCCAAGAACCTTCTGGCCAAAGTGATTCAGATAGCAACATCGTCCTCCACAGCTAAG AACCTCATGCAGTTCCATACTGTGGGCACCAAGACCAAGCTGTCCACCCTCACTCTGCTCTGGCCCTGTCCCATGACCTTTGTCGCCAAAGGGCGCCGCAAAGCAGAGGCTGAGAATAAGGCGGCAGCCTTGGCCTGCAAGAAACTGAAG AGCCTGGGCCTGGTGGACCGCAACAATGAGCCGCTTACCCACGCCATGTATAACCTGGCCTCCTTGCGTGAGCTGGGCGAGACGCAGCGCCGGCcgtgcaccatccaggtgcctgAGCCCATCCTCCGAAAGATAGAGACCTTCCTGAACCAT TACCCTGTGGACAGTTCCTGGATCTCCCCGGAGCTCCGGCTGCAGAGCGAGGACATCTTGCCCTTGGGCAAGGACTCAGGGCCCCTGAGTGACCCTATCACAGGCAAGCCCTACGTGCCCCTGTCAGAAGCAGAGGAGGTGCGTCTGAGCCAGAACTTGCTGGAGCTGTGGCGGCGGCGAGGACCAGTCTGGCAGGAGGCCCCCCAGCTCCCCGTGGACCCGCATCGGGACACCATCCTCAATGCCATCGAGCAGCACCCGGTGGTGGTCATCTCTGGGGACACGGGCTGCGGCAAGACCACGCGCATCCCCCAGCTGCTGCTGGAGCGCTACGTGACCGAGGGCCGCGGCGCCCGCTGCAACGTGATCATCACCCAGCCGCGCCGCATCTCCGCCGTGTCCGTGGCACAGCGGGTCAGCCACGAACTGGGCCCCTCTCTGCGCCGGAACGTGGGCTTCCAGGTGCGGTTGGAAAGCAAGCCCCCGGCCCGCGGCGGGGCCCTGCTCTTCTGCACCGTGGGCATCCTGCTGCGGAAGCTGCAGAGCAACCCCAGCCTGGAGGGCGTGAGCCATGTCATCGTGGACGAGGTCCACGAGCGGGATGTGAACACAGACTTCCTGCTGATTCTGCTCAAGGGCCTGCAGCGGCTCAACCCGGCCCTGCGGCTAGTGCTGATGAGCGCCACGGGTGATAACGAGCGCTTCTCCCGCTACTTTGGCGGCTGCCCGGTCATCAAGGTGCCGGGCTTCATGTACCCGGTCAAGGAGCACTACCTGGAGGACATCCTGGCCAAGCTGGGCAAGCACCAGTACCCGCACCGGCACCGGCACCACGAG tctgAGGATGAGTGTGCACTCGATTTGGACCTCGTGACGGATCTGGTTCTGCACATCGATGCCCGAGGGGAGCCAG GTGGGATCCTCTGCTTCCTGCCTGGTTGGCAGGAGATCAAAGGAGTGCAGCAACGCCTCCAGGAGGCCCTGGGCATGCACGAGAGCAAGTACCTCATCCTGCCAG TGCACTCCAACATCCCCATGATGGACCAGAAGGCCATATTCCAGCAGCCGCCAGTTGGGGTGCGCAAGATCGTCTTGGCCACCAATATCGCGGAGACGTCGATTACAGTCAATGACATCGTGCACGTGGTGGACAGCGGTCTGCACAAGGAGGAACGCTATGACCTGAAGACCAAG gtgtcGTGCCTGGAGACTGTGTGGGTGTCACGAGCCAATGTGATCCAGCGCCGGGGCCGGGCGGGCCGCTGCCAGTCAGGCTTTGCCTACCACCTGTTCCCACGGAGCCGGCTGGAGAAAATGGTCCCTTTCCAAGTGCCGGAGATTCTGCGCACGCCCCTCGAGAACCTGGTGCTACAAGCCAAAATCCACATGCCTGAGAAGACG GCAGTGGAGTTCCTTTCCAAGGCCGTGGACAGTCCAAACATTAAGGCGGTGGACGAGGCTGTGATCTTGCTCCAGGAGATCG GAGTGCTGGACCAGCGGGAGTACCTGACCACCCTGGGGCAGCGCCTGGCCCACATCTCCACCGACCCCCGGCTGGCCAAGGCCATAGTGCTGGCCGCCATCTTCCGCTGCCTGCACCCGCTGCTGGTGGTCGTCTCCTGTCTCACCCGGGACCCCTTCAGCAGTAGCCTGCAGAACCGGGCGGAGGTGGACAAG GTGAAGGCACTGTTGAGCCATGACAGTGGCAGTGACCACCTGGCCTTCGTGCGGGCCGTGGCGGGCTGGGAGGAGGTGCTGCGCTGGCAGGACCGCAGCTCCCGTGAGAACTATCTGGAGGAAAATCTGCTCTACGCCCCCAGCCTACGCTTCATCCACG gactCATCAAGCAGTTCTCGGAGAACATTTACGAGGCTTTCCTGGTGGGGAAGCCCTCCGACTGcaccctggcctctgcccagtgCAACGAGTACAGCGAGGAGGAGGAGCTGGTGAAGGGTGTGCTGATGGCGGGCCTCTACCCCAACCTCATCCAG GTGAGGCAGGGCAAGGTGACCCGGCAGGGCAAGTTCAAGCCCAACAGTGTCACTTACAGGACCAAATCAGGCAACATCTTGCTGCACAAGTCGACCATTAAcag GGAGGCCACGCGGCTGCGGAGCCGATGGCTGACGTATTTCATGGCTGTCAAGTCCAACGGCAGCGTCTTCGTGCGGGACTCCTCCCAGGTGCACCCGCTAGCCGTGCTGCTGCTGACCGACGGGGACGTGCACATCCGGG acGATGGGCGCCGAGCCACCATCTCCCTGAGCGACAGTGACCTGCTGCGGCTGGAGGGGGACTCGCGCACCGTGCGGCTGCTGCGGGAGCTGCGCCGGGCGCTGGGCCGCATGGTGGAGCGGAGCCTGCGCAGCGAGCTGGCCGCGCTGCCGCCGGGCGTGCAGCAGGAGCACGGGCAGCTGCTGGCGCTGCTGGCCGAGCTGCTGCGGGGGCCCTGTGGCAGCTTCGACGTGCGCAAGACGGCGGACGACTGA